The nucleotide sequence TGGCATGTACGCGATCGTGGGGCCCAGTTCGACGTATCGCCGCGTCATCGCCGCGTTCAGCGCTGGCGTGATGCTCTTCATTGCTCTCGGCACCGGCTCCCGAGGGCCGATCGTCGCGGTGGCGATCAGCATTGCGGTGGCACTGCTTCTCGCGCCGGTCTTCAGCCGGCGCAGAGTCCGGTCGGTTATTGCTATCTGCGTGGTTGGAGGCGCCGGGCTCTTCGTCGCCCTGCAGCAGGGTGGCGAGGGGTTCTCGCGGGTCCTCGGCTTCCTTGCCGGCGAGCAGGACACGTCCACTGCTGCACGAACCGTGCTCTGGTCAACCGCCTGGAATCACATTTCTCAGCTACCGTTCGGCGGTGGCTGGGGCTATTTCGGTACGATCCCCGAACTTGCGATCAACGCCGTCAACGGCGGGCAAGCCTATCCGCACAGCGCCCCCCTCGAAATAGCGCTCGAAGCCGGTTGGGCGACCGGGATGTTCTTCGCCCTTCTCGTTCTCGCTAGTTTCGTGCGACTCGTCCGGCGCGCACAGGACCCCACTTCGGTGATGTTCCTCGTGCTCCTGATCTTCACGATCACCAACGCGCTGCTTTCCGGAGACATCAATGACAACCGATTGATGTGGGTGCTAATCGCAGCCGCGTGGGTGATGCCCGGACGCACTGAAACCAACGCCAGGGGTGCCATTAGCGGAAGTGGCGCGGAGCCGATGCCGTCGGCGCAGAAAGCGGCGGGCTAGAGGTCGCTCCGTTCACCGCCGCGCGACTCGCCTTTCGGTCCATCTCCCTACCCGCCCGGCCTGCCGCGGGTCAGGTAGGGAGCTCACCTCGTTTGATGTAAGCGAGGCGTCGGCCGACAACCACGCTTGTCGTGGGTGCAACTTCCGTGAAACCCGCGCGCTGGATCCCCTTCTGGGAAGCGGTGTTATCTGCCGAGGTGTCGACCGTCACTCGTGTTGCGCCCTGCTCTCGTGCCCAGGCGGTCGTCTCGTGCAGCATCTGCGCGTAGAGACCCCGACCACGCTGCTCCGGTGCCACGTAGCAGTAGTGGATCAGACTCTCTCCCGCCGTGAGCTTCGCGTAGGTGTTCACCACCTGCGGCCGGTCCGCGGGGGCCGTGACCCAGGCGTGGCCCACTACTGCTCCCTCGACCACGGCGAACACGCCGAAGCGACGGGAATCGAGGAACCGACGGAAGGTAGCGGCTACCGAGGCGTTTCTGAGTCCTTCTACCTGGCCGACGTTCTCCCGCGTGATCGGACGCAATTCCAGCGTGCGAGCAGGAGGCCGCACGTCGTCCGGCCAGACGTAATTGCGGTTGCGATAGACCTTCAGCAGGCGGCTCATGCAGTTCCCTCTCGAGAGACGATTCGGAGGCCATAGGCCCAGGTGACGATGTAGTTGAGCACCTGCGCCGCGTAGAGCGCCCATACAGCCGCCACCACATCGGCGCCGGTCGCGTGGACAACCGTTGCAGCCACGGCGATCAATGCGATTCGTGAGCCGTCAATGGCGAGCGACGCGGCAGACTGATGGACAGCGTAGACAGCGCTGAGCGGCGAGACGATGAGCCCGACGCTTGCGGATACGGCCATGGCTTGTGCGAGCAGCCCGCTCTGCTGCCAGCCTGGCCCGAGCAGCCAGGGCAGAAGCCATGGGGAGGCGATAAGGATTGCCAGGCACATCGGTGCGGCGACCATGCCGATCCTGAACGTCGCTTTCAGGTAGAGGCCGCGTGAGCTTCCTGCTCGATTTCGCAGGCGGTCCGCAATCTCGGCGCCGAACACCTGGGCGAGTGCTGCTCCGAGCAATGCCGCGGGCAGGAACACCAGCCTCTGGGCCATGCCGAGCTGCCCGGCTTCCGCGGTACCGAACCAGGCGGCCACGATGACCAGCGGAAGCTGGCTCCCGAGTGCGTTCAGTAGCGCAGAAGGGGCGAGGATGACAGGGCTTCGCCAATAGCTCCGGAAGAGTGCGCGTTGCGACGCCCCGCCGCGTTCAGCGAGTAAAGGCCTGAGGCCCCGATATAACGCGCCGAAGCCGAGAAGGCGGCCGAAGAGCGCGCCGCCGAGGAGGCCCGTCGCGCTGGGACTGAGCAACCCGAGCCCGAGCTGCCCGATCGTGATCCCGACGGATTGGATGGTGGAACGCCACCCCACGAGGCCGTAGCTCTTGGCTCGTAATGCGGCTTGCACGAGACTCGTGAACAGCCCCGTCATCAGAACCAGGCCGAAGATCCAGAGTGGCGCGAGCGGGATCTGGGCCCATGCGTCGGAGAGCATCGTCGGACCGAGGAACAGCGCTGCGAGTCCCGCTAATGCCGATACCAACAGCGTCGAGACCAGTGACAGACCGAGAACCCCGCGAGCGTCGTTCTCCGCTTTCGGCAGCAGTATCGCGGAGTCGAACTTCAGCGCGGCCGCAGGCCCGATCGCGCTGGCGATGGCGAGGATCGTAGAGAACGCGCCGAAGGCCTCGGGCGGATACATGCGCGAGAGCACTGGGGTGGCGAGAGCCACGACGAGCTGCCCGAGCAACGTCCCTGACGTGATCACCACCACGCCCCGAGAAGCTGAGCTCAATCGCAGACGCCGGACTCTCACCCGTTCATTGTGTCGCATCGTGCGCGGCGGATAGTCCGCCGACCTCTCCAGTAAGCTCGGCGCGATGGCCATGACGACCTCGGGAGACTTCCACGCAGTCTCGATCACGCAGAGTATTGCGCCGAACAAGCAAGTGGACCTCGGTGCCTCTGACGCTCGCTCCGCCGAATGGCAGGGGGTCGATTCAGACATCGAGATGAACGTGTTGGCCGTGTGGGCGGCAGAGGATCCCCTGCCGGTGCTCTTCGTGACGCTCGACCTCCTGTACCCCGGACAGAGGATCCGCGAGGCCGTCGAGGCGGCTGCGCCGAGTGTACCTGCTGACCGCATCGTGGTCGCGGCAAGCCATACGCACCGGGCCCCTATGACGGACCCCTCGAAGCCCGCCCTGGGAACCCCCGACGAAGAGTACATGCAGTGGGTGACGGGAGTGATCACACAGACGGTGCGGACCGTTCTGCTGTCGCCGCGGCAGCCGGTGTCGATATCTGTTGGGGACACGTCCGCGGCGCACAGCATCAACCGTCGCTTGCGGAAGAGGGTCGTCGTCGCGCGACGCCCGCGGCTTAACGCCGTCGTCAATGCGCCGAACCCTGACGGCCCCACGGACGAACAGCTGACCGCGCTCATGGTGAGGGACGCCGCCGGGAAGCCCCTGGCCCTGGTATGGAACTACACCTGCCACCCAGTTGGAGGGCCGGTGCGCAACGCCGTCAGCAGTCACTACCCAGGAGCCGTCCGTGAGACCGTTCGCGAGGCACTGGATGCCCCGGCGCTCCCGGTCCTCTTCTTCCAGGGATTCTCCGGCGACGTTCGCCCGAACGCCAGCACCAAGGTTCACAGCCTCCGCCGCCGGATGCGTCAGCTCATATCCGGTCGACTGTTCGAGGATATGACGTGGACGGACTACCGCGAATGGTGTCGAGGGCTGTCGGCGGTCCTCCTACGCGCGCTGGATGAGACCACAACGGTCGGAGCCGCCGGCCTCACTGGTCAACGGCACCTCGTCCCGGTGGAGCGTCTCGTCAAAGGCCGAGACGCGGGAGTCATGAGCTTCGGACGGCTGGGGATCGGTGACCTGGTCACGATCTACACAGCCAGCGGGGAACTCGTCGTCGACTACGCGCTACATGCGCGGAGAGCGGCCACTTCACGCTTCGTGCTCTGCGTGGGCTGTGTGGACGATGTGGTCGGCTATATCCCGAGCCACCGTGTGCAGGACGAGGGCGGGTACGAAGGCGGAGGATTCGCCCGAGCCTTCGGCCTCGAGGGTCTCCAGGACGACGTCCAAGAAGTCGTCGTCGACGCGTTCCGCGCTCTTGATAAG is from Microbacterium sp. BLY and encodes:
- a CDS encoding lipopolysaccharide biosynthesis protein — translated: MVVITSGTLLGQLVVALATPVLSRMYPPEAFGAFSTILAIASAIGPAAALKFDSAILLPKAENDARGVLGLSLVSTLLVSALAGLAALFLGPTMLSDAWAQIPLAPLWIFGLVLMTGLFTSLVQAALRAKSYGLVGWRSTIQSVGITIGQLGLGLLSPSATGLLGGALFGRLLGFGALYRGLRPLLAERGGASQRALFRSYWRSPVILAPSALLNALGSQLPLVIVAAWFGTAEAGQLGMAQRLVFLPAALLGAALAQVFGAEIADRLRNRAGSSRGLYLKATFRIGMVAAPMCLAILIASPWLLPWLLGPGWQQSGLLAQAMAVSASVGLIVSPLSAVYAVHQSAASLAIDGSRIALIAVAATVVHATGADVVAAVWALYAAQVLNYIVTWAYGLRIVSREGTA
- a CDS encoding GNAT family N-acetyltransferase, which codes for MSRLLKVYRNRNYVWPDDVRPPARTLELRPITRENVGQVEGLRNASVAATFRRFLDSRRFGVFAVVEGAVVGHAWVTAPADRPQVVNTYAKLTAGESLIHYCYVAPEQRGRGLYAQMLHETTAWAREQGATRVTVDTSADNTASQKGIQRAGFTEVAPTTSVVVGRRLAYIKRGELPT
- a CDS encoding O-antigen ligase, translating into MRADKVRRPSGTFGAVVLAIFVHSGSLKSNPLLAWVPADLTVLLGALLAVLVFAEIMRTGYIPRAIWVPLTIAATMLLGVARIQTSYGADKAASFFTITMLALIGAVIFLQEDGQRRAFLGTLAGLGVVVALLVTILPERTAEWSEVVTLAGTNTISTSQMIVAGAVILGMYAIVGPSSTYRRVIAAFSAGVMLFIALGTGSRGPIVAVAISIAVALLLAPVFSRRRVRSVIAICVVGGAGLFVALQQGGEGFSRVLGFLAGEQDTSTAARTVLWSTAWNHISQLPFGGGWGYFGTIPELAINAVNGGQAYPHSAPLEIALEAGWATGMFFALLVLASFVRLVRRAQDPTSVMFLVLLIFTITNALLSGDINDNRLMWVLIAAAWVMPGRTETNARGAISGSGAEPMPSAQKAAG